The Caldibacillus debilis DSM 16016 genome includes a window with the following:
- a CDS encoding ROK family transcriptional regulator: MTILTGNQQLVKQINKTLVLETILNEAPISRADIAQKVGLNKGTVSSLVNELIEEQLIYESGPGKSSGGRRPVMLLFNEKAGYSIGIDLGVNYILGILTDLKGHIVAEIQKKLSVTGVEQVKQMMIAIIEDLIQSAGQSHYGIIGIGIGIPGMVNNDGEILLAPNLGWKNVRMKEEIENRFQVPVIIENEANAGAYGEKLYGAGKEFDNILYVSAGIGIGVGVILDGQLFTGSGGFSGEMGHTIIIVNGKECSCGSRGCWEQYASEKALLEEAKNIPIPYADKDSISIELLVELAKEGNEEVINLFKKIGAYLGVGINNMINTFNPEQIIIGNRLAMAKDWLEESITHFVKSHTIPFHQQDLSITFSQLTTHSTAVGVCALSIENFLKTSVK; the protein is encoded by the coding sequence ATGACGATACTTACCGGCAACCAGCAATTGGTCAAACAAATCAATAAAACCTTGGTACTGGAAACCATTTTAAACGAAGCGCCGATATCGCGGGCCGATATTGCCCAAAAAGTGGGATTGAATAAAGGAACCGTCTCCTCCCTCGTCAATGAGTTAATCGAAGAGCAGCTCATTTATGAATCCGGTCCCGGGAAATCAAGCGGGGGAAGAAGGCCGGTTATGCTTTTATTCAATGAGAAAGCCGGGTATTCCATTGGCATAGATTTGGGCGTCAATTACATTTTGGGAATATTGACGGACCTGAAAGGCCATATCGTTGCGGAAATCCAAAAGAAATTATCCGTCACCGGCGTTGAACAAGTGAAACAGATGATGATTGCCATCATTGAAGATTTAATCCAGTCCGCCGGTCAGAGCCATTACGGAATTATCGGCATCGGCATCGGGATCCCCGGCATGGTGAACAATGATGGGGAAATCTTGCTCGCGCCGAACCTGGGATGGAAGAATGTCCGCATGAAGGAAGAGATCGAAAACCGCTTCCAAGTTCCGGTCATCATCGAAAACGAAGCCAACGCGGGGGCTTACGGGGAAAAGCTGTACGGCGCAGGAAAGGAATTTGACAATATTTTATATGTCAGCGCCGGGATCGGGATCGGCGTCGGGGTGATCCTGGACGGCCAATTGTTCACAGGCTCCGGCGGATTTTCAGGGGAAATGGGGCATACCATCATTATCGTTAACGGAAAGGAATGCTCCTGCGGAAGCCGAGGCTGTTGGGAACAATACGCTTCGGAAAAAGCTTTGCTGGAAGAGGCCAAAAACATCCCCATTCCATACGCCGACAAGGATTCCATCTCGATTGAATTGTTGGTTGAACTGGCGAAGGAAGGAAACGAAGAAGTCATCAACCTGTTCAAAAAAATCGGCGCGTATTTGGGTGTGGGCATCAACAATATGATCAATACGTTCAACCCGGAACAAATCATCATCGGAAACCGACTGGCCATGGCAAAAGACTGGCTGGAAGAATCCATTACCCATTTTGTGAAAAGCCACACCATTCCCTTTCATCAACAAGATTTATCCATCACCTTTTCCCAATTAACCACCCATTCGACGGCCGTCGGCGTGTGCGCCTTGTCGATCGAGAATTTTTTGAAGACGAGCGTTAAATGA
- a CDS encoding patatin-like phospholipase family protein: MKIGLALGGGAVRGLAHIGVLKVLKKYQIPIHFIAGTSMGGAIGGLVAAGIDIEEIEAFILNTPSYRMVDLGILKSGIFRGNKIYRLLIDFLSQKGLGDIRIEDLQIPFRTVAVDLIKGERFVFDKGNLSLAIRATTSVPGIFSPVYYQDKVLVDGGLLNNLPADLAREAGMDIVIAVDVEREHEEHAPRNIFDVIYRSYMIMMTEQRRANLKYANVVFRPEVGHILAFDIGKIRDCMEAGEREAEQKIHEVLALLD; encoded by the coding sequence ATGAAAATAGGATTAGCCTTGGGGGGAGGGGCGGTCCGGGGGCTGGCGCACATCGGCGTGTTAAAAGTGCTGAAAAAATATCAAATCCCGATCCATTTTATTGCAGGCACCAGCATGGGCGGCGCCATCGGAGGGTTAGTTGCCGCCGGTATCGACATCGAAGAAATTGAAGCCTTTATTTTGAACACGCCGTCCTATCGGATGGTAGACCTTGGAATTCTAAAATCCGGAATTTTCAGGGGGAACAAAATCTACCGTTTGCTTATTGATTTTTTAAGTCAAAAAGGGCTCGGCGATATTCGGATAGAGGATCTGCAGATTCCTTTTCGGACCGTGGCGGTCGATTTGATAAAGGGAGAACGGTTTGTTTTTGACAAAGGGAACCTCAGTTTGGCCATTCGGGCGACCACATCGGTTCCCGGAATTTTCTCCCCCGTTTATTATCAAGACAAAGTATTGGTGGATGGGGGGCTGTTAAATAACCTCCCGGCCGATCTCGCGCGTGAGGCGGGAATGGATATCGTGATTGCGGTGGATGTCGAAAGGGAGCATGAAGAGCATGCTCCCCGGAATATTTTTGATGTGATCTACCGTTCCTATATGATCATGATGACCGAACAGCGCCGGGCCAATCTCAAATATGCGAACGTCGTTTTTCGCCCGGAAGTCGGGCATATTTTGGCCTTTGACATAGGAAAAATCCGCGACTGCATGGAAGCTGGCGAACGGGAAGCGGAGCAAAAAATTCACGAAGTCCTGGCGCTGCTCGATTGA
- a CDS encoding helix-turn-helix domain-containing protein yields MILTERRKQFLRKLVDLYQKTNVPVHYETLAKYIGVSKWTAYDILKELEKLGYLIRDYTVNPGEAGRSQIVFLPTAKASSLFEQERSEEIDPDDWLHTKTKILELLNSLKSSSPSTAIQKVLEEIPKAHIRMDFCAYIIGLLLVYLRKLGGRTEVLIKNLVQNAPTKDMRLTMFVGTVLGSIIQTMNHELGVEVTNLVGRYLKSIADLSHREKEILSDFLHEALA; encoded by the coding sequence GTGATTTTGACCGAACGGCGGAAACAATTTCTTCGGAAGCTGGTCGACTTGTATCAAAAAACAAATGTTCCGGTTCATTATGAAACTTTGGCAAAATATATCGGCGTAAGCAAATGGACGGCCTACGACATCTTGAAAGAGCTTGAAAAACTTGGTTATCTGATCCGCGATTACACTGTGAATCCCGGCGAGGCGGGACGTTCCCAGATCGTTTTTCTGCCGACGGCCAAAGCTTCGAGCCTGTTCGAGCAAGAACGTTCGGAAGAAATCGATCCGGACGACTGGCTTCATACAAAAACGAAGATCCTTGAGCTTTTGAACAGTTTAAAAAGCTCCAGCCCCAGCACGGCCATTCAAAAGGTGCTGGAGGAGATTCCGAAAGCACATATTCGGATGGATTTCTGCGCATACATCATCGGCCTTCTCCTTGTTTATCTCCGCAAGCTTGGCGGAAGGACCGAGGTGCTGATCAAAAATCTCGTCCAAAACGCGCCGACAAAGGATATGCGGCTGACGATGTTTGTCGGGACGGTCCTCGGCAGCATTATTCAAACCATGAATCACGAACTTGGCGTGGAAGTGACAAATTTGGTGGGACGGTATTTGAAATCCATTGCCGACCTTTCCCATCGCGAGAAAGAAATTCTTTCCGATTTTCTTCATGAAGCGCTGGCATGA
- a CDS encoding LacI family DNA-binding transcriptional regulator — protein MATIKDIAERAGVSIATVSRVLNFDPTLSVTDETRKKIFEAAEELSYKKRSVKKTNHYKVAVVSWYTENEELEDLYYLSIRLGIENRCKQLNIDTVKYFYQDMKSANFDDVHGLIAVGKFSPGQAKKLKELSENIVFVDCSPDDDSYDSIVIDFEKATMKIIDYFLEKGHKRIGYIGGRETFKDESGEITDLREKTFIRYMKEKGLLDPSVMYYGRFKVNDGYELMKQAIAQHGEDLPTAFFAGNDSIAIGALRALLEENIDVPGRVNVIGINDISVSKYIFPPLTTLKVHTELMGETAVDALLEQIQGRKIPKKIFIATELVVRGSSF, from the coding sequence CCGATGAAACCCGGAAGAAGATTTTTGAGGCGGCCGAAGAGCTTTCCTATAAAAAACGTTCGGTGAAGAAGACGAATCATTACAAAGTCGCCGTCGTCAGCTGGTATACGGAAAATGAAGAGCTGGAAGATTTGTATTATTTGTCGATCCGCCTGGGGATTGAAAACCGCTGCAAACAGCTGAATATTGATACCGTCAAATATTTTTACCAGGATATGAAATCCGCCAATTTTGACGATGTCCACGGATTGATCGCCGTCGGCAAATTCAGCCCCGGCCAGGCGAAGAAGCTGAAGGAGCTTTCTGAGAACATCGTTTTTGTCGACTGCAGCCCGGATGATGATTCCTACGATTCGATCGTGATCGATTTTGAAAAGGCGACGATGAAAATCATCGATTATTTCCTGGAAAAAGGCCATAAAAGGATCGGCTACATCGGCGGCCGGGAAACCTTTAAAGACGAATCCGGGGAAATCACCGACCTTCGCGAAAAAACCTTCATCAGGTATATGAAAGAAAAGGGGTTGCTCGACCCTTCCGTCATGTACTACGGAAGATTTAAAGTAAACGACGGGTACGAGCTGATGAAACAGGCGATCGCCCAGCACGGGGAAGATCTCCCGACGGCCTTCTTTGCGGGCAACGATTCGATCGCCATCGGCGCCCTTCGGGCGCTTTTGGAGGAGAACATCGATGTCCCCGGCCGGGTCAATGTGATCGGCATCAACGACATCAGTGTGTCGAAATATATTTTCCCGCCGCTGACCACTTTAAAAGTGCACACCGAATTGATGGGCGAAACGGCGGTGGACGCCTTGCTGGAACAAATTCAAGGCAGAAAAATCCCGAAGAAAATCTTCATCGCCACCGAATTAGTGGTAAGGGGAAGCAGTTTTTAA